From the genome of Bacteroides sp. MSB163, one region includes:
- a CDS encoding NAD-dependent epimerase gives MKILVTGSVGFIGSYVCKQLLSRGDEVVGLDNINSYYDVDLKYGRLETLGIDKSSVDWYKFVPSSAYKHFRFVRMNLEDKQAMQMLFANEHFDKVVNLAAQAGVRYSIENPYAYVESNIDGFLNVLEGCRHYQVKHLIYASSSSVYGLNGKVPFSEKDSIAHPVSLYAATKKSNELMAHTYSHLYGIPSTGLRFFTVYGPWGRPDMSPFLFADAMLHGRPIKVFNNGDMLRDFTYIDDIVEGILRVIDHIPVPDIDWSAQAPDPSSSTAPYKIYNIGNSHPVKLMDFIHAIEEAIGRPAEKIYLPMQPGDVYQTNADTSALQDELGFKPDKPIKEGVQETIDWYRSFYQL, from the coding sequence ATGAAAATTTTAGTTACTGGTTCTGTTGGTTTTATAGGCTCCTACGTATGTAAACAATTGCTTTCTAGGGGAGATGAAGTAGTTGGTTTGGATAATATAAATAGTTATTATGATGTCGATTTGAAATATGGCCGTTTAGAGACTTTAGGCATTGATAAAAGTTCTGTTGATTGGTATAAATTTGTCCCAAGTAGTGCATATAAGCATTTTCGGTTTGTCCGTATGAATTTGGAAGACAAACAGGCTATGCAAATGCTTTTTGCCAATGAGCATTTTGACAAGGTTGTAAACCTGGCTGCTCAAGCAGGAGTGCGTTATTCCATAGAGAACCCGTATGCTTATGTAGAAAGTAATATAGATGGTTTCTTGAATGTGTTGGAAGGTTGCCGGCATTATCAGGTGAAACATTTGATTTATGCCAGTTCCAGTAGTGTTTATGGTTTGAATGGGAAGGTTCCTTTTTCGGAAAAAGACAGTATAGCGCATCCTGTGAGTCTTTATGCAGCGACAAAGAAATCAAATGAATTAATGGCTCATACTTACAGCCATTTATATGGTATTCCTTCTACCGGTTTACGGTTCTTTACGGTTTATGGTCCTTGGGGGCGTCCGGATATGTCACCTTTCCTTTTTGCCGATGCTATGTTGCACGGGAGGCCGATAAAGGTTTTCAATAATGGAGATATGCTGCGCGATTTCACTTATATTGATGATATCGTTGAAGGGATTCTTCGTGTAATAGACCACATTCCTGTTCCTGATATTGACTGGAGTGCCCAGGCTCCTGATCCCAGTTCTTCTACTGCTCCTTACAAAATATATAATATCGGTAATTCACATCCTGTGAAGCTTATGGACTTTATCCACGCTATAGAAGAAGCGATAGGCCGTCCGGCTGAGAAGATATATCTTCCGATGCAGCCGGGAGACGTTTATCAAACGAATGCGGATACTTCGGCTTTGCAGGATGAGTTAGGGTTTAAGCCTGATAAGCCGATTAAAGAGGGAGTTCAGGAGACGATAGACTGGTATCGTTCTTTTTATCAATTGTAA
- the rfbC gene encoding dTDP-4-dehydrorhamnose 3,5-epimerase, whose product MEVIKTLIEGVVIIEPRLFKDDRGYFFESFNQREFEEKVCKTTFVQDNESKSSYGVIRGLHFQKPPFAQSKLVRVVKGAALDVAVDIRKGSPTFGQHVAVELTEENHRQFFIPRGFAHGFSVLSEEVIFQYKCDNFYAPESESALAWDDPDLGIDWRIPIDKILLSEKDNRHPRLVEIG is encoded by the coding sequence ATGGAAGTTATAAAAACATTAATAGAGGGCGTTGTCATCATTGAACCTCGTCTTTTTAAAGATGATCGCGGTTACTTTTTTGAATCCTTCAACCAAAGAGAATTTGAAGAAAAAGTTTGTAAGACGACGTTTGTGCAGGATAATGAATCCAAATCGTCTTATGGTGTCATTCGTGGTTTGCATTTTCAGAAACCGCCTTTTGCTCAGAGCAAGTTGGTGCGCGTAGTGAAAGGAGCTGCTTTGGATGTTGCTGTGGATATTAGAAAAGGTTCTCCGACTTTCGGACAGCATGTAGCTGTAGAGCTTACAGAAGAAAATCATCGTCAGTTCTTTATCCCCAGAGGCTTTGCACATGGTTTCAGTGTGTTGAGTGAGGAAGTGATATTTCAATATAAGTGTGATAATTTTTATGCTCCGGAAAGTGAAAGTGCTTTGGCGTGGGATGATCCGGATTTGGGAATTGATTGGAGGATACCAATAGATAAGATTCTTTTGAGTGAAAAGGATAACAGGCATCCTAGGTTGGTAGAGATTGGATGA
- a CDS encoding UpxZ family transcription anti-terminator antagonist has translation MSLSEEIAVLQRAAHDLMYLGMDGSPVYSDDLSRRNGEVYRLTTALYNSGVKGSTVEEQADVCLALLMGYSASFVDHGEKQKHVQEVLDRCWDILDTLPASLLKLRLLTACYGEVFDESLADEGRAIIASWDSSSLTVEQMEAAEEFQNAVNNPYPWEYVDE, from the coding sequence ATGTCTCTTTCTGAAGAAATAGCTGTCCTTCAGCGTGCGGCGCACGATCTGATGTATTTGGGTATGGACGGGAGTCCTGTCTATAGCGACGATCTTTCCCGTCGTAATGGCGAGGTTTATCGCCTGACCACGGCATTGTATAATTCCGGTGTAAAAGGCTCCACAGTTGAAGAACAGGCGGATGTTTGTCTTGCTCTCTTGATGGGTTATAGTGCTTCCTTCGTTGATCATGGTGAAAAACAGAAACATGTTCAGGAAGTGTTGGATCGTTGCTGGGATATCCTCGATACTCTTCCCGCTTCGTTATTAAAACTTCGCTTGCTCACTGCTTGCTATGGTGAAGTGTTCGATGAGTCTTTAGCTGACGAGGGGCGTGCCATTATCGCTTCTTGGGATTCATCATCGCTCACAGTTGAACAAATGGAAGCTGCCGAGGAGTTTCAAAATGCGGTCAATAATCCTTATCCGTGGGAATATGTTGATGAATAA
- a CDS encoding UpxY family transcription antiterminator: protein MEVDKEIEIWYAMRATYRREPDAMRLLEKEGIGCFVPMQYKISIKKGKKVRALVPVIHNLLFVHARPSDVKRIKSQVTYLQYITDTRSGQKIIISDSEMQRFIAVAGTYNDHLLYFQPDELNLSKGTKVRVTGGDFEGQEGIFLKVKGARDRRVVVEIQGVIAVAMATIHPDLIEVIK from the coding sequence ATGGAAGTGGATAAAGAAATCGAAATATGGTATGCGATGCGTGCCACCTACCGTAGAGAGCCAGATGCTATGCGTCTACTTGAAAAAGAGGGGATAGGCTGTTTTGTTCCTATGCAATATAAGATCAGCATAAAGAAAGGGAAGAAGGTTCGTGCCTTGGTTCCGGTGATCCATAACTTGCTTTTTGTTCATGCCCGCCCTTCTGATGTGAAGCGTATAAAATCTCAGGTAACTTATTTGCAATATATCACCGATACCCGTAGCGGTCAAAAGATTATCATCTCGGACAGCGAGATGCAGCGGTTCATTGCCGTTGCCGGTACCTATAATGACCATCTTCTGTATTTCCAGCCTGATGAACTGAACCTGTCTAAAGGTACTAAAGTTCGTGTCACAGGTGGTGATTTCGAGGGTCAGGAAGGAATTTTCCTGAAAGTGAAAGGTGCGCGTGATCGCCGTGTGGTTGTCGAGATACAAGGCGTCATCGCTGTTGCCATGGCTACTATCCACCCGGATCTTATAGAAGTCATCAAATAG
- a CDS encoding BT4734/BF3469 family protein has product MENSFRMSLFMPPISPIKDKTTGRIVKNATLTPLRTVELSEVYKLVTSNAKLAALTLDVRNAVQQGDDSVCRLLKQQTLPYVTPCGVFTRRRSDCIEETSGLVVVDVDHLESNEEARKLRQLLFEDPYLHPVLVFISPTGKGVKAFVPCAPGQSATDGIRWAMSYVHCMYDTDHPQPGKGVDTSGKDLVRSCFLCHDPEALMRRIDS; this is encoded by the coding sequence ATGGAAAACTCTTTTAGAATGTCACTATTCATGCCCCCTATCTCTCCGATAAAGGACAAAACAACAGGAAGGATCGTAAAAAACGCCACACTGACTCCACTACGCACAGTGGAACTCAGCGAAGTATACAAGTTAGTCACTTCAAACGCGAAACTTGCCGCGCTCACTCTCGATGTACGAAACGCCGTACAGCAGGGTGACGACAGTGTCTGCCGCCTATTGAAGCAGCAGACACTGCCCTACGTGACCCCATGCGGAGTCTTCACCCGACGTAGGAGCGACTGTATAGAAGAAACGTCCGGACTCGTAGTAGTGGACGTAGACCATCTCGAATCCAATGAGGAAGCCCGAAAACTGCGCCAACTACTATTCGAAGATCCCTATCTACACCCCGTGTTAGTGTTCATCAGTCCCACCGGAAAGGGCGTGAAAGCCTTCGTACCCTGCGCACCCGGACAAAGCGCCACAGATGGAATCCGCTGGGCGATGAGCTATGTACACTGCATGTACGACACCGACCATCCGCAACCGGGAAAAGGAGTGGATACCTCAGGAAAAGACCTCGTACGCTCCTGTTTCCTGTGCCATGACCCGGAAGCGTTGATGAGAAGAATTGACAGTTGA
- a CDS encoding DUF3987 domain-containing protein, with product MEPLSSLHLLTEAIRNAGADIAPTYQEYIQLAFAIATDCGEAGRQDFLTLCSLSSKYDHQAAERLFSNALKTGHNDVHIGTAFHLAELCGVKIEYENPGTVGTVGTEVRPPSGTHTRTRVKEVCSQEKNDFSCEEETSSGSAPLSPLPTFDKNIRWPYPLEHIMSCATSDAQSDVLLLGALNVLGATMGPHVRCAYGGKMISPCMQTFTSANSASGKGVLSLVRLLVEPFHDEIRKQVAERMACYQRDKAKYDALGKERAKAEVPTLPSNKMFLISGNNTGTGILQNLMDSDGIGLIYESEADTISSAIGSDYGHWSDTLRKAFDHDRVAYNRRTDREYREVKKTYLSVLISGTPSQVKSLIPTAENGLFSRQIFYYMPSIRHWQNQFDRNDRDLEEPFTKMGMEWKEKLKTIHMGGIFTLHLSDGQKEEFNRQFSQLFTRSELTNGSEMSGSVARLAINICRIMEVVAMLRMLESGDIATSPHLSPDPGTSADNLKDHIVSLWNLDITEDDFHAVLSMAECLYRHATHILSFLPATEVTRRGNADRDALVQCMKKRFTRIEFLQKAEEMGIKTATASTWLKRMLKNGLVENMDGKGTYQKP from the coding sequence ATGGAACCATTATCTTCATTGCATCTCCTGACCGAAGCCATCAGAAATGCGGGAGCAGACATCGCCCCCACCTATCAAGAGTATATCCAACTCGCCTTTGCCATCGCCACCGACTGCGGCGAGGCAGGACGTCAGGATTTTCTCACCCTGTGCAGCCTCTCATCAAAGTATGACCATCAAGCAGCAGAACGACTATTCAGCAACGCCCTGAAGACCGGACACAACGACGTACACATAGGCACCGCCTTCCATCTGGCAGAGCTGTGCGGCGTGAAAATCGAATATGAAAATCCAGGCACTGTTGGTACAGTTGGTACAGAAGTTCGCCCCCCTTCTGGCACACACACACGCACACGCGTGAAAGAGGTGTGCTCACAAGAGAAAAATGACTTCTCTTGTGAAGAAGAGACTTCGTCGGGCAGCGCTCCGCTGTCTCCTTTGCCCACTTTCGACAAGAACATCCGGTGGCCTTATCCTCTGGAACACATCATGAGTTGCGCCACCTCCGATGCCCAGAGCGACGTTCTGCTGCTGGGAGCGCTCAACGTATTGGGAGCCACCATGGGGCCGCACGTCCGGTGCGCATACGGAGGAAAGATGATATCGCCCTGCATGCAGACTTTCACTTCGGCCAACTCCGCATCCGGAAAGGGAGTCCTGTCGCTGGTACGCCTGCTGGTAGAACCTTTTCACGATGAGATACGCAAGCAGGTGGCAGAAAGAATGGCGTGCTACCAACGCGACAAGGCAAAGTACGACGCATTGGGAAAAGAACGGGCGAAAGCCGAGGTTCCGACACTGCCGTCCAACAAAATGTTCCTCATCTCAGGAAACAACACGGGAACGGGCATCCTGCAAAATCTGATGGACTCCGATGGCATCGGACTGATATACGAAAGCGAAGCCGACACCATATCCTCCGCCATCGGCTCGGACTACGGACACTGGAGCGACACTCTGCGAAAGGCTTTCGACCACGACCGGGTGGCCTACAACCGGCGCACCGACAGGGAATACCGTGAAGTAAAGAAAACGTATCTCTCGGTACTCATATCCGGCACTCCCTCACAAGTGAAGTCACTGATACCTACTGCCGAAAACGGGCTTTTCTCACGACAGATTTTCTACTACATGCCCTCCATACGACACTGGCAAAACCAGTTTGACCGAAACGACCGAGATCTGGAAGAACCCTTCACCAAGATGGGGATGGAATGGAAAGAAAAGCTGAAGACCATCCATATGGGAGGAATTTTCACCCTACATCTCTCCGACGGTCAGAAAGAGGAATTCAACCGACAGTTCTCCCAACTCTTCACCCGCTCCGAACTGACAAACGGCAGCGAAATGTCGGGCAGCGTGGCACGTCTGGCTATCAACATCTGCCGCATCATGGAAGTGGTGGCCATGCTGCGTATGCTTGAAAGCGGAGATATAGCCACGTCACCACACCTTTCGCCCGACCCCGGTACTTCTGCCGATAATCTGAAAGACCACATCGTAAGCTTATGGAACCTCGACATCACCGAAGATGATTTCCACGCCGTGCTGTCGATGGCCGAATGTCTATATCGCCACGCCACCCATATCCTTTCCTTCCTGCCCGCCACCGAAGTAACCCGTCGGGGCAATGCCGACCGGGACGCACTGGTGCAGTGCATGAAAAAGAGATTCACACGGATTGAATTCCTGCAAAAGGCTGAAGAGATGGGTATAAAAACTGCCACCGCTTCAACCTGGCTGAAACGGATGTTGAAAAACGGGCTGGTGGAGAATATGGATGGAAAAGGAACTTATCAAAAACCTTGA
- a CDS encoding DUF4248 domain-containing protein: protein MNSFEIRTYGRTELAQLYCPDLCPESAYRKLKHWIDLYPGLRAGLSALGLSPRSRSYTPAQVSLIVGALGEP from the coding sequence ATGAACTCTTTTGAAATCCGTACCTATGGGCGTACTGAACTTGCCCAACTCTATTGTCCCGATCTCTGTCCGGAGTCTGCCTATCGTAAGTTGAAACATTGGATTGATCTTTATCCCGGTTTGCGTGCCGGCCTGTCCGCCCTGGGGCTTTCTCCCCGTTCACGTTCTTATACGCCTGCCCAGGTGAGCCTGATAGTAGGCGCGCTGGGGGAGCCCTGA
- a CDS encoding DNA-binding protein, giving the protein MIRYKKYQVTGENSPLKGLWYARPVIEETFDIERLAKHMSNHNTPYSSGVIKGVLTDMVSCTKELILDGKNVKMDDLAIFSVGIVSKKGAKSAADFTLANNVKGLKLRARATGELSNAQINLEGQMKEASMYTVEGSSSGNTPGGGSGGDGGLDENPLG; this is encoded by the coding sequence ATGATTCGTTACAAAAAGTATCAAGTGACGGGCGAAAACAGCCCGCTGAAAGGTCTCTGGTATGCGCGTCCCGTAATTGAAGAGACGTTCGACATCGAGAGACTTGCCAAACACATGTCCAACCACAACACTCCCTACTCGAGTGGTGTCATCAAGGGAGTGTTGACAGACATGGTTTCCTGTACCAAGGAACTGATTCTGGATGGCAAGAATGTAAAAATGGATGATCTGGCAATTTTCTCCGTAGGGATTGTCAGCAAAAAAGGCGCAAAATCTGCCGCCGACTTCACATTGGCTAATAACGTAAAGGGGTTGAAACTCCGTGCCCGTGCCACGGGTGAACTGAGCAATGCTCAGATTAACCTGGAAGGGCAAATGAAGGAGGCTTCCATGTACACCGTGGAAGGCAGCTCATCCGGCAACACTCCCGGCGGCGGTTCCGGAGGAGACGGTGGGCTCGATGAAAATCCATTGGGATAA
- a CDS encoding smalltalk protein: protein MNEERKSKNVWAIVLKVIITVATAIAGALGLGACK, encoded by the coding sequence ATGAACGAAGAAAGAAAGTCGAAAAACGTATGGGCCATTGTCCTCAAAGTAATCATCACCGTAGCCACCGCCATTGCGGGAGCTTTAGGGTTAGGCGCCTGCAAGTAG
- a CDS encoding N-acetylmuramoyl-L-alanine amidase — MRTITLLIIHCSATPQGVDLSFEDCRRDHIRHRSFSDIGYHFYVTRDGEIHRGRPPEKVGAHCLNHNRHSIGICYEGGLDADSQPSDTRTLEQKASLLALLRELKRIFPRALIVGHHDLNPMKPCPCFNAEREYRGL; from the coding sequence ATGCGCACGATTACCCTACTCATTATTCATTGCTCGGCCACGCCTCAGGGTGTGGACCTGAGCTTCGAAGATTGCCGCCGCGATCACATTCGCCACCGCAGCTTCAGTGACATCGGCTACCATTTCTACGTGACTCGTGACGGTGAGATTCACCGTGGCCGCCCACCGGAAAAAGTTGGTGCACATTGCCTCAATCATAACCGGCACTCCATCGGTATCTGTTATGAAGGAGGTTTGGATGCCGACAGTCAGCCATCCGACACTCGCACCTTAGAGCAAAAAGCTTCACTGCTTGCACTGCTCCGCGAATTGAAGCGTATCTTTCCACGCGCTCTGATTGTGGGTCATCATGACCTGAATCCCATGAAACCTTGTCCTTGCTTCAATGCGGAAAGGGAATATAGGGGGCTGTAA
- a CDS encoding acyltransferase, which yields MNRTRFYYLDLLRVFLTMLVFYHHSAIAFGASGGWYYISKETTTGLTQGLLSASMAIDQSYFMSLFFFISAYLMPFSFDRKGMKSFIYDRFNRLGIPLLIYSFLINPLLVYWIYGVWGRPGFGPMWFVFTLLVFELSYAVYRHFCTKRLVLNWKYPAIMGVLIFMVVTGAAAFLIRLYVPVGSEVLGLQLGFFPLYIGMYLLGIVAYRNHWLDKICVKNALPWFFIALLCGIPSLLIVMSSFSEQMDLFSGGWNLQALFYAFWEPVMCVSICYFLLAYGKAHWNKPIPLVQKLSTDSYAAYFIHPAIVVGCVCIMELLPVSPLMRLALVCAVGIPCCFIAARIVRLMLGKVGVKM from the coding sequence ATGAATCGGACACGTTTTTATTATCTTGACTTATTACGGGTTTTCCTGACTATGCTGGTATTCTATCATCACTCTGCGATTGCTTTCGGAGCTTCTGGTGGATGGTATTACATATCGAAGGAAACAACTACCGGCTTGACTCAAGGGTTGCTGTCAGCATCTATGGCTATTGACCAATCCTATTTTATGAGTCTTTTCTTTTTTATCTCTGCCTACCTGATGCCCTTTTCTTTTGATCGTAAAGGCATGAAATCTTTTATATACGATCGCTTTAACCGTTTGGGTATTCCTCTTTTGATTTATAGTTTTCTGATTAATCCTCTATTAGTATATTGGATATACGGTGTGTGGGGAAGACCGGGTTTTGGACCGATGTGGTTTGTGTTTACACTGTTGGTTTTTGAATTGAGTTATGCTGTTTATCGCCATTTCTGTACGAAGCGGTTGGTACTGAATTGGAAATATCCTGCAATAATGGGTGTTCTTATATTTATGGTAGTGACGGGTGCCGCAGCATTCCTCATTCGTCTTTATGTTCCTGTAGGAAGTGAAGTTTTAGGATTGCAGCTGGGGTTCTTTCCTTTATATATAGGTATGTATTTGTTGGGGATTGTAGCGTATCGTAATCATTGGCTGGATAAAATTTGTGTGAAGAATGCACTTCCCTGGTTTTTTATAGCACTTCTCTGTGGTATTCCTTCTTTATTGATTGTAATGAGTAGCTTTTCAGAACAGATGGATTTATTCTCGGGTGGATGGAATTTGCAGGCTTTATTTTATGCCTTTTGGGAACCTGTTATGTGTGTGAGTATTTGCTATTTTCTGTTAGCATACGGGAAGGCTCATTGGAACAAGCCGATACCTTTGGTTCAGAAATTGTCCACTGATAGTTATGCGGCTTATTTTATTCATCCGGCAATTGTAGTGGGTTGTGTGTGTATTATGGAGCTTTTGCCGGTTTCTCCTTTGATGAGATTGGCACTGGTTTGTGCAGTTGGTATTCCGTGCTGCTTCATTGCAGCAAGAATAGTCCGGTTAATGTTGGGAAAGGTGGGCGTAAAAATGTAG
- a CDS encoding PspC domain-containing protein: MKKTLTVNLGGTVFHIDEDAYRLLDNYLCNLKLHFRRQAGADEIVNDIELRISELFSEKLTAGSQVITIADAEEVINRMGKPEEMETGTEENAASGEGYGSGSWNSDTNSSYTSTRRRLYRNPDDKMLGGVIGGLSVYLGWDSTWFRLILVFCAIFGFKFLIPIYIICWIVIPEARTAAEKLNMRGEAVTVENIGKTVTDGFERVSNNVNDYMKSDKPRSSMQRTGDTLLMIVGWFLKICLVIVAIICSPVLFVFGIVFVALLFAAIAVAIGGGAALMSWFPAIDFVLPTSPLSAIVLYIAGILVVGIPLVSLVFAIFRPVFNWQPMVSGLKWTLLILWIVSATIFFICYTMQGFTFPELLMRG; this comes from the coding sequence ATGAAAAAGACATTAACAGTAAATTTGGGCGGAACTGTTTTCCACATTGATGAAGACGCCTATCGCCTTTTGGATAACTATCTATGCAATCTGAAACTGCACTTTAGAAGACAGGCTGGTGCTGACGAGATTGTAAATGACATCGAACTTCGCATCTCTGAACTTTTTTCAGAGAAGCTGACTGCTGGCTCTCAGGTGATCACTATAGCCGATGCAGAAGAAGTAATCAATCGGATGGGGAAACCTGAAGAAATGGAAACAGGAACTGAGGAGAATGCTGCTTCCGGTGAAGGTTATGGTTCCGGCTCTTGGAATAGTGATACTAATTCTTCTTATACTTCAACCCGTCGCCGTTTATATCGCAATCCGGATGATAAAATGCTGGGTGGCGTGATAGGGGGACTTAGTGTTTATTTAGGCTGGGATTCCACCTGGTTCCGTTTGATTCTTGTTTTTTGCGCAATCTTTGGTTTCAAGTTCTTGATCCCTATCTATATCATTTGCTGGATAGTGATTCCCGAAGCTCGTACGGCGGCTGAAAAGTTGAATATGCGCGGCGAAGCTGTTACGGTAGAGAACATTGGAAAGACTGTAACTGATGGTTTTGAGAGAGTTTCAAATAATGTAAACGATTATATGAAGTCTGATAAACCTCGTTCTTCTATGCAAAGGACCGGTGATACGTTGTTAATGATTGTCGGTTGGTTCCTGAAGATTTGTCTGGTTATTGTGGCTATCATTTGCAGTCCGGTACTGTTTGTTTTCGGTATTGTATTTGTGGCTTTGCTCTTTGCCGCTATTGCAGTTGCTATTGGTGGTGGTGCAGCGTTGATGTCTTGGTTCCCGGCTATTGATTTTGTATTACCTACATCTCCTTTGTCAGCCATCGTACTATATATTGCAGGTATCCTCGTAGTGGGTATTCCTCTGGTTAGCCTTGTTTTCGCAATCTTCCGTCCGGTATTCAATTGGCAGCCCATGGTTTCCGGGTTGAAATGGACATTGCTTATTCTGTGGATTGTTAGTGCTACCATCTTCTTTATCTGCTATACCATGCAAGGATTTACATTCCCGGAATTGCTGATGCGAGGGTAA
- a CDS encoding PadR family transcriptional regulator — MDVNNVKSQMRKGMLEYCIMLLLHKEPAYASDIIQKLKEAKLIVVEGTLYPLLTRLKNDDLLSYEWIESTQGPPRKYYKLTPKGEVFLGELEVSWRELNETVNHIANY; from the coding sequence ATGGACGTAAATAATGTAAAGTCGCAAATGCGTAAGGGCATGTTAGAGTATTGCATCATGCTATTGCTTCACAAAGAACCGGCCTACGCTTCGGATATTATCCAGAAACTTAAAGAAGCCAAGCTCATTGTAGTGGAAGGAACGCTATACCCCTTGCTCACTCGTCTGAAGAATGACGATCTATTAAGTTACGAATGGATAGAGTCCACACAAGGACCACCACGTAAATATTACAAGCTCACCCCAAAAGGGGAAGTTTTTCTTGGAGAGTTGGAAGTCTCCTGGCGTGAGTTGAATGAAACAGTGAATCATATAGCCAACTATTAG
- a CDS encoding GNAT family N-acetyltransferase, with translation MLTIRKATTADCELIHKLAWQIFPETYKDILSPEQNDYMMEWMYSIENIRKQMEEEGHVYFIGYKDNEVCGYVSVQQQGEDLFHLQKIYVLPSFQGSHCGSFLFHEAVKYIKEVHPGPCLMELNVNRNNKALNFYERMGMKKLREGDFPIGNGYYMNDFIMGLEIN, from the coding sequence ATGTTAACTATCAGAAAAGCAACTACAGCCGATTGTGAGTTGATTCATAAACTCGCATGGCAGATATTTCCGGAGACTTACAAGGACATACTTTCACCGGAGCAAAACGATTATATGATGGAATGGATGTACTCCATAGAGAACATCCGCAAGCAAATGGAAGAAGAAGGGCATGTATATTTCATTGGATACAAGGACAACGAAGTGTGTGGTTATGTATCTGTGCAACAACAAGGTGAAGACCTCTTCCATTTACAGAAAATATATGTACTCCCCTCCTTTCAAGGATCACATTGCGGTAGCTTCTTATTCCATGAAGCCGTCAAATATATCAAGGAAGTACATCCCGGCCCATGCTTGATGGAATTAAATGTGAACCGCAACAACAAAGCGCTGAATTTCTATGAACGTATGGGAATGAAAAAACTGAGGGAAGGGGATTTCCCGATAGGGAACGGATATTATATGAATGACTTCATAATGGGGCTGGAAATCAATTAG